One window of Branchiostoma lanceolatum isolate klBraLanc5 chromosome 6, klBraLanc5.hap2, whole genome shotgun sequence genomic DNA carries:
- the LOC136437281 gene encoding translation initiation factor IF-3-like, whose product MAAPMCRGKLMAVICIRNLQVQHRSPPWTLKPVQFFSTSSPCPRLSSFNEATRNRTLLQATNILQWRRKGTSSDVNLKPFPIGCCSFSSSASTNDSDGSARPHTGAKLPTTVKIKTLDAVGQRIRPGTIHLFDQEGKSMGAIHSYQAVKLVNDPKSENSGLRLVQIDAEAKPYPAYQLMTPQQLLEERAKLREEKKAHKGVGAVQSMRFSSDITKHDLAHKVHKIDSFIEKKSLVKISISNPRNSKKTTEDMIKLADNILKSLTSKATYQTPPALKGTALNCILRPLSDKEASTGKKK is encoded by the exons atggcggcgcccatgtGCAG GGGTAAGTTGATGGCTGTCATCTGCATCAGaaaccttcaagttcaacacaGAAGTCCTCCTTGGACTTTGAAACCAGTTCAGTTTTTCAGCACTTCATCTCCGTGTCCAAGATTATCATCATTTAATGAGGCAACTCGCAATAGAACACTGCTACAAGCAACAAACATACttcagtggagaagaaaaggcACATCTTCGGATGTGAATCTCAAACCCTTCCCCATTGGTTGTTGTAGTTTTTCCTCATCCGCATCAACCAATGACAGCGATGGCTCAGCCAGACCACATACAGGAGCCAAGCTTCCCACAACTGTGAAGATCAAGACTTTAGACGCTGTTGGGCAGAGGATCAGACCTGGAACCATCCACCTTTTTGATCAAGAGGGAAAGAGCATGGGTGCGATCCACAGCTATCAGGCTGTAAAACTGGTCAACGATCCTAAAAGCGAAAACAGCGGACTTAGGTTGGTCCAGATTGATGCCGAGGCAAAACCGTACCCAGCCTACCAACTCATGACCCCGCAACAACTGCTGGAGGAGAGGGCCAAGCTGAGGGAAGAGAAGAAGGCCCACAAAGGCGTGGGAGCGGTGCAGTCCATGAGATTTTCGTCAGACATCACGAAACACGACCTCGCCCACAAGGTTCACAAGATTGACAGTTTCATTGAGAAGAAATCCCTTGTCAAGATCTCTATCAGCAACCctagaaacagcaagaaaactacgGAGGATATG ATAAAGCTAGCAGACAACATTCTGAAGTCCTTGACGTCCAAGGCTACCTACCAGACTCCTCCAGCACTGAAGGGTACTGCACTCAACTGCATTCTCAGGCCTCTGTCAGACAAGGAGGCCAGTACGGGCAAGAAGAAATAA
- the LOC136437275 gene encoding pre-mRNA 3'-end-processing factor FIP1-like yields the protein MADVEEEEQWLYGDEEAEETKAEEPPPLESTPAPAPEEKEAVNGDSEPAPAVTSNLSADAPEFVTKKTAEGGEDKEAGELSGEENQEEEADDDDSDSDDDVQVTIGDIKSAPTSYPGYGGTPMNLDIKRTAAYSRGGPAPGSAGKTVKGIDLAAPGAINGVPVIDFDLDTLEDKPWRKPGADITDYFNYGFNEDSWKIYCDKQKRLRMDTNLQKPIYVHHAGSTNIRQDKEEQSHAPVGNPIQRRGSGTYRGAGPPPDRKQGGVIDVIGGGISRVEGRRRDRPPDENVIPVMGAPPDDAGRGMRRMHPPPGMPPPGPPPNMPPPPFMPPPPVSSAAQPPPPHPAIHAGGGFPGMPMPPPGMSGPPPGFPPPDSMPPFDSGFNPDRGRFPPPGPPPPSGPPPPSHDDRGQPRGYEDRPPYYSGDHPDFPPYNLGPPPSGPPPGSWDPGRRQENDDYDFFPPMGPPMNRGSESDFSSDSEQEFQRRQHSRERTREREPREYRERDRERERDRDRDRERDRRREERDRGRERESDRSRDRERERRHRDRDRESNRRPEEAEESKDRHRSSRRRHHEDGEKDSSEHRSSRHKRSKHSKRSKERDTSKTEESTEGEAPPAAEGGAGEEEPMET from the exons atggcggacgtCGAAGAAGAGGAGCAGTGGTTGTACGGAG ATGAGGAAGCTGAAGAGACCAAGGCAGAGGAACCACCTCCTTTGGA GTCTACGCCTGCGCCTGCCCCAGAAGAAAAGGAAGCAGT GAATGGAGATTCTGAGCCTGCGCCTGCGGTTACCAGTAACCTGTCTGCTGATGCTCCCGAGTTTGTCACCAAGAAAACAGCTGAGGGTGGGGAGGATAAGGAGGCAGGAGAATTG AGTGGAGAGGAGAACCAGGAAGAGgaagctgatgatgatgacagtgacagtgatgatgatgtccAGGTCACCATCGGAGACATCAAGAGTGCCCCGACTTCCTATCC GGGCTATGGTGGCACCCCCATGAACTTGGACATCAAAAGAACAGCAGCCTACAGTAGAGGAGGACCAG CCCCCGGCAGTGCTGGGAAGACAGTTAAAGGCATTGACCTGGCGGCTCCTGGGGCCATCAACGGTGTACCTGTGATAGACTTTGACCTGGACACACTGGAGGACAAGCCATGGAGAAAGCCGG GTGCTGATATCACCGACTACTTCAACTACGGTTTTAACGAGGACTCCTGGAAGATCTACTGTGACAAGCAGAAGAGATTACGCATGGATACCAACCTGCAGAAACCCATCTAT GTCCACCATGCTGGGAGCACCAATATTAGACAGGACAAGGAAGAACAAA GCCACGCCCCAGTGGGCAACCCCATCCAGAGACGAGGCAGCGGAACCTACCGCGGCGCGGGGCCCCCGCCTGACCGCAAGCAGGGCGGAGTCATAGACGTGATTGGAGGGGGCATCTCGCGCGTGGAGGGAAGGCGACGGGACAGACCGCCGGATGAGAATGTCATCCCAGTGATGGGGGCTCCTCCTGA TGATGCTGGAAGAGGAATGAGACGAATGCACCCCCCTCCTGGCATGCCCCCTCCAGGACCCCCTCCCAACATGCCCCCACCCCCCTTCATGCCACCCCCTCCCGTCAGTTCTGCAGCTCAGCCACCCCCTCCACATCCAG CGATACATGCTGGGGGTGGTTTTCCAGGTATGCCCATGCCTCCCCCCGGGATGTCAGGACCTCCCCCCGGCTTCCCCCCTCCCGACAGCATGCCACCATTCGACT CTGGGTTTAACCCGGACAGAGGTCGGTTCCCTCCTCCTGGACCACCCCCTCCTtcaggcccccctccccccagccaTGATGACAG AGGCCAACCTCGAGGCTATGAAGACAGGCCACCTTACTACAGTGGAG ACCACCCCGACTTCCCCCCCTACAACCTAGGCCCGCCCCCCTCGGGCCCCCCTCCCGGCTCCTGGGACCCCGGGCGCAGACAGGAGAACGATGACTATGACTTCTTCCCTCCCATGGGGCCGCCCATGAACAGGGGATCAGAGAGTGACTTCTCCAG CGACAGTGAGCAGGAGTTCCAGAGAAGACAACACAGCAGAGAGAGAACCCGGGAAAGAGAACCCAGGGAGTACCGGGAGAGAGATCGGGAAAGAGAGAGGGATAGAGACAGGGACAGAGAAAG GGATAGACGGCGGGAAGAGCGGGACCGAGGGCGTGAGAGAGAGAGCGACCGTAGCCGGGACCGCGAGCGTGAACGGAGACACCGAGACAGGGACCGTGAGAGCAACAGGCGGCCTGAAGAGGCGGAGGAGAGCAAGGACAGACACCGGTCATCCAGGAG